aaaatctcaaacttaaaaaagtttataaaaattcaaaaaaaaaaaaaagagagagcttGTAACTACACTTGAATTGCCATGTTTCAAAACTTAATGTTTTTGTCAGTATTtcgttagaaaaaaaaataatccgactctttttaaaatattaatggtcACATTCGACTTCTTTTTGgtctaaatttaatttcaaaataaataaacaatttaaaggCAAAAACCTAATTGGACATACCAAAAGCTATGAATAAGGACCTAATCACGTAAACAAAAAATATGAGGGACAAAAACTGTAATTACCATGGCAttctttttacatatttatattgttCATAGGGGTAAAAATTCTAGCTTGGAAGTTAACTACACATTTGatttttgactaaattaattatGCAATGGTAATTGTGTGTTTtacaattaatttcaaaaggttGAGGGATATATTTTGGTCAAGGACTTTGATCACATGCTATTTGTGGACTTTGAGACAAAGGTGGGCCCTTACTGGCTTATGGTCCGAACTATAAATGTCATCAACCGACTCGTAACAATGTAAATTTGCTGTAATTTTATTTGGATCTTCGATCTTGAACAAGATTCGATCTGTCCATGCTGGAACTCGAAcctataaaatgtaataaaataaataaatgtaaagaGAGAATCCATAGTTTAAAGATCAGATTAACTATACAATACTTCTCTAAATtatgtttcaaattttaaattagtatcgaaactcttaaaattttttaattgagtcATTAAGgcataatattatataaattagtaCCTTCTATCAGGGTGAATCTAAAAGTTTTGTTTAGGGAAAACcgagataaattatttttttgggagCTAAATTTTTGTTCTAAaggcttaaattaaattattaatcattcatagaggtcaaaattacaaatttttaactaaaaggttaaaaaggtttagattgaatgttttaattttttggagGAGCTTAAAAGAAGTTTCCCAATTTAACCAAGGGGTGGCTAAATACTAGCTCGGATTTAACGTggagcatatttaaaatatgtggaTCAAATGTTAAGCACGTGTGAATCTATTGCATGGACAACTTGAACGTGATATgttaatcaataaaaaatagccttcataagttttaataatattgtttgttttctaaCATGTTAGATCTAAGCTATCCATGCAATATGTgcacatgtttaaaattttgtctatatattttaaatatgttctacTGTAGAtccaaattgatatttaaacGATAAGCTAACATCTCGGGATGGCTCTAAGCCCAAAATCATTTgaacctaaaaataatttaaaaattgaaccctaatttagtataacaaataaaaagagGATTGTAGTTTATATATCACCTTGTAACTTGTATCATAATTGCTGCTGCCTATATTGTATTTGTAAGTTGGTTTGAAGGCGAGTTTTCCCTCACAATATCCATTGAAAATCTGCCCACTTTCAGCCTCTTGAAGGAGCTGATCTTTGCTTCTCAGCAGCTGAAAACAGCAACAAAGCAAAGTTGATGCAAATTAGGCAAATGATTGCTGAAAAGTTGAAAACTAGTGAAAGCTCGGTAGAGAAGTCTGTGAAGTATCGTTGATAGCACACATGTCCATTGATGCCATTTAGGGCTTGGGTTCAAACCTTACTAATGACACCATTTCCGTGGTAGGTGATTGTGAACCTCACAGGACCTAATCCGACGAAGCACTCTCACTCCGTGACTCCTATGTAACTCTCAATAGTGTCAAGAGACAAAATCTCAGATTGAGGGATTTATCGATTTTATGCGAACAACACTTCAAATAGTTCTCCCTAATCAGTCAGAAATCCCTCAataagatttaagaaaaaaaaaaaaaagaaggaaagctGGACCGACTTTGTGAAGGTTTCTGTGTATTAAGTTCCGGGCGGGGTGGGTGTTGATGCCTTGGAGCCTGTAATTGAGGTCGCCCAACCATACGGTGATGTGTGCGGGGGTGGTGTAAGGGTTGTTGCAGTACTTGGAAAACAGAGAGTGCGATATGTGCCGGCACTGTGAATTTCTCTCTTCTACGTTCCGAGCATGAGCTgtttaaggaccaaattatgAATCAAATTAAGGGGCTTTTTGAATGAACGAAAAtcttaattgatatataataattaCACCTATCAATTCTCACTATTCGAATAATTTCTATCCAAATGTGATCCAATTAGCTTTgataataaaaagttaataacTTCGATTTTCGAAATTTCTTGAAtccaaaattattcaaatccaaaatatttaaatttatctataCTCTAAATGACTCCAACCTAAAATAATCTGAATCCGAAATGATCTGAATTCAAGTGTCAaacctaaataataataaaaacccaaaatgacTCGTCTAACAAACTCGAATAATCCAAAGCTTAAAAcaactcaaactcaaaatgaCTCGAacttaaaatgaccaaaatccaaaatgatcataaaatttaaaaacttaaattgatttgattcaaattgACTCAACCCATAACTAATTCAATTTGTCCAATTAGGACTTggaattttaaaacttgaatagATTCATCTATATTCAAATCTGATCCAACTCAAACATGAAatgatttgaacccaaaatagtctaaatttaaaatgaccCAAACCCAAAATGTTCCGAATAAGTAGCTTGCAATGGTTCAAACTTAAGtgtcaaaattgaataaacatGCCCAAAATGACTTGCCTAACAAACTTAAATGATCTGAAcccaaaataatctaaattttaCATGCCTCGAACACAAAATAACCTGAATATgaaattatccaaaaattttaaattccaagTTAATTCGACTCAAATTGATTCAGCCACAACTAATCCAAACCATCCAATTGATATGAGGGTGGTAATAATAGCTCTGGTTTATTTGTGGGGGGCACTAAATGGAGCTTTAAATCCCATTAATGATATGAACTCAAATTTGTTTGGTTAAGGATGCCTTATAATGATGCtgataattgaaacaaaacgGCGCTTACCAGAGAGATGACAAGTGATAAACACCAACTTGAGTCCTTTGTAATTGATACTGATTGCCACTGcccctttctttcttctcctcatTCCTCCACACCCTCCTACACCATGCTTATCCACCTTCATTTCTACATTTTGTAATTGCCCCCACAAAAGAACACCAAAAATCAATCACCCcatctaagcttaaaaaaagtataatgataaatttatctcTTAATCAATCACCACAAACCAACTACCatgaaaattaatgaataaagatcaaattgataaaaaatgtaaacattgaggactaaatttatcattatgtcaaaaaaattatcttaatttacCTTCGACGAACATGTATGAATTCTTCGTTCCAAACACATATAGTTGCAGAGACTGCATAGTTGCCACCCCCAACAATCTGATAttcatatacatacatgtatatagAGAGATTAAATGGAAGTCTTAgcacaataaagaacacaagatAGAGAAACCTACTCGTGAGTATCAACTAGAGCATCCTGCAATAATCTTGCAAGGTCCTTGCTAGGCACTTCTTGCAAGCCAACCACAAGTAAATCGAACCCACGGTTGTTCCCAAACAGCTCCACCAGATCTTCATACGAgaccttaatatatatatatatgttattatactgCAAGAtgatgaatgatttgattaagCTTATTACAAGAACTTGGATTTGATTCAAACCCGTCCATTCATGTTCCAAGTGACCATGCAAATGCAAAGGTCGGAATTTGTGGAGAAATTGCAGAGATTATCAGCCATTACAGACTTTATTCCATCATGGGTTGGAACTTGTTTGTTGAGAGAATCATCAATGGCTAGTTTCTTCCTCTTTGATCTTTTCACGTACCCTTTACCACCTTGTATTGTGTTGTAATTTCCCATAGCTTTTTAGCTTCTTGATTGATTAACCTTACGAGCAAGAGGTGtggttttaatataaatacgaaagatttttttcgtttttgcCTTTGGCGGTgaagattttgaaagaaaattatggGTTAATATACCAATTGGTACTTGAATTTGGTcacaattttcactttattaCTTATCTTTTTTGTTCTAGTTAAATACTTGAGTTTAACTTTCATGTTCAATTTAGtacttagatttttttttaagggTGGTTGGCTCTCTTTCGAGAGAAGACACTTTAGTGGTAGTGCTTTTACCACAAAGACCCTTTAAAGGTATGGGTTCGAACCTCATTAATGCCAAATACTAAACATTTCTTTGGTGGACTAGGTGTTCCTGTTAAACTCCGTGAACCCTTTTGGACTCTCTTCAGAGTTGGAAAACAAAAACTCAAGGCTAAAATTTAGCATAGACACTATGAGAACAATACTTTCATTAATGATTCGATACTGGCCTAGAGACCAACCCTCCTTAACAgtgcttttgttttgtttttttcctatAACACATATCAAACATTCGTTAAGCCATATATGATGTTATTTAGTTTCGATATCAAATCTAATATTGATGTCACACTTAAGTactaaattggataaaaaaaacttaaataccaaattgaatattgaaattaaaatcaagtacTAAACGATATATTAACccaataataaaagtcaaataatttgaaatcttctgttaaatgataaaatctTATTCGAAAACTATGATTGTACTGTCttttttggtctacgagttagGTTTGGGAAATTTGACAATATTAAAGGTTATATAACAAAAGTTGAAAACGACAATGTTTAGCCATTTCCAACAAGCAAACCCTTGCAAGGATATGCATCCATTGAACAACATATTTAATGGTATTATGAGCAATGATGAGCTAAACTAGAAAATGTCGACGGGGATTCAGGATTTTGTTTGAAGTATTTATGTGGTAAGTAAGATTCGAATTGCATTTTGTTTCATAGAATAGGTAAACCAATTTATTTACGTTAAATcatctttctgttaaaaattctatttatttcaattgttaaaaATCGATCCCTATTTATTAACATAAGTCACTTGTATATGTTCAGTTCTTTCATCAGttacatcaaattttaacagtagatatggatggaatttttaacgtAAACCCGTTTGctttttgatctaacatacaatgactaatttgtctaatttttttaataaagtggGTAAAATACAATCTGACTCTTAGTGTAGAACAGAGACTTCCatgatatttttacttatttatgatattttattcatgcttttacatatatgaaatttttaatgaaaaaattcaaatatatttatgttatatatattgaaattggaAGTCTCTACATTGTTTGAAAGTTGAAACCATCAATGAGAaccataatttttctttttgtttgaacCATAGAAAGCATTGACAAAAATAAGTATATGATCCATTTGGTTTGCTTGTAAGTTTATCTAACTTGCAATATCGTACCAAGGTTCTACTATTGATAAAGATGGAGGCTTACTAGGTGCGACGTATAGACTAAACTTACATCTTAAGTATTTTTAGTTTCACGGGTTAAGTGATAACGAGTTCGatgtatattaaataaaagggtaaattacattaatagTTACTCAATTGGTAAGTGTTTTTTTATCActcaaatatgaaaaattacaaaatgatcacttaattatttaattttatttttttaatcactaGCTGGTAAATAGCTAATGAAAATATGATGTAGCGCCTTTTGAAGTTGacataataacaactttaacccTCAGCCTTTATTCGTTGTGTtagtttagttttgattctataaaaaattataatttataatatatggGCTAGGCTCAAACTTGAGCGCTGACTGACCTATTCtgttttctaattttgtaatatattgttattttaatacattatataatttttaatatattatataatttataacacaatattaaaaatagtataaatatttttcaaaaaattaaaaaatatatataaatgagattaaaatgaattttgattaatcatctataaatataaaattataaaatgtattgaTATCATATTTAAGCTATTCGGGTACGAGCACATGTAGGAGATAATCTAAAAGACTTTGGAAGTGCAAGATAATACGATGACGTTTTAGTAAGTAAAATGCGTAGGACATTATCGTCTATTCCTTGTACGTTATCCTCTCCCAGTCTCACAGCTGAACTCTGCTACTCTCTTTAACACCATCACAGAAAGGCCACTGTTTTTAGCTAATCACAAATCCATATTTTCCCtctcacaaaataaaaaaatggctcTTTCAATCTCTTCCTTAACGTCATCCCTTTCTTCCCTTTCATTTTCCTCTCAGATTTCCCGGAATCCAAGCAGTATCTCAATTCCCCAACCACCGAAAACCTTGCCCATTTCCCTGTCCTCTAAATCCACTCGTTCCCTTTCAATTTCCGCTACGGTGGCTGCTCCGGTTGAGACTGAACCGGTTGAGAACCTCAAGAAGCTCGTTAAGTCTAGGCTCCCTGGTGGGTTTGCTGCTCAGACTATTATAGGGACGGGACGAAGGAAATGTGCCATTGCTCGTGTGGTTCTTCAGGAAGGAACTGGGAAGTTCATTATCAATTACCGTGACGCTAAGGTAAAAAATTGAACTATTCAGTTTCAGGATGTATGTGTAACAGTTAAATTAGCTGTCTTTAAGatgtttgataaaatgtttgTGTTGGGCCAAATCGACTTGTAGAAGAAATATTAGTGACCCAAAGTCAAATAAGTTGCCTTTCAGATgtttgataatatgtttgtgttagactaattcaagttttagaagaaaaattaatgaagCAAAGACAAATTAGTTGTCTTTCAGATGTTTGAGAATATATTTGTGAAGTGTGGTCTAATATGTAATTTGATACACAATTttgatttggtgtaattatacacaTTAAACTTAGTTGTGGTTtatatacacatgaaactttaattttgatt
This genomic stretch from Gossypium raimondii isolate GPD5lz chromosome 6, ASM2569854v1, whole genome shotgun sequence harbors:
- the LOC105773728 gene encoding type IV inositol polyphosphate 5-phosphatase 11, producing the protein MGNYNTIQGGKGYVKRSKRKKLAIDDSLNKQVPTHDGIKSVMADNLCNFSTNSDLCICMVTWNMNGRVSYEDLVELFGNNRGFDLLVVGLQEVPSKDLARLLQDALVDTHELLGVATMQSLQLYVFGTKNSYMFVEEMKVDKHGVGGCGGMRRRKKGAVAISINYKGLKLVFITCHLSAHARNVEERNSQCRHISHSLFSKYCNNPYTTPAHITVWLGDLNYRLQGINTHPARNLIHRNLHKLLRSKDQLLQEAESGQIFNGYCEGKLAFKPTYKYNIGSSNYDTSYKVRVPAWTDRILFKIEDPNKITANLHCYESVDDIYSSDHKPVRAHLCLKVHK
- the LOC105773729 gene encoding 30S ribosomal protein S9, chloroplastic, with the protein product MALSISSLTSSLSSLSFSSQISRNPSSISIPQPPKTLPISLSSKSTRSLSISATVAAPVETEPVENLKKLVKSRLPGGFAAQTIIGTGRRKCAIARVVLQEGTGKFIINYRDAKEYLQGNPLWLQYIKVPLLTLGYETSYDVFVKAHGGGLSGQAQAISLGIARALLKVSADHRSPLKKEGLLTRDSRVVERKKVGLKKARKAPQFSKR